From a single Patescibacteria group bacterium genomic region:
- a CDS encoding RHS repeat-associated core domain-containing protein: MVFSSNKMTKEKLLKFIFIVPANITDSSSTNTAKTLDFSYDDLHRLTVASSTNAVSGSNYRETYSYSAIGNITNKSDIGNYYYAGDQGSNYANPHAATNINGATYSYDQNGNLTNDGTWTHSWDYNNRLTQSNNGTATTTYQYDQDGNRIKKAETTPTASSTTIYINQYYEVEGQDIRKYIFAGGERVASLIRQTIDINPDCTPPPSGDWTISVSCTFTGKARAQGDVIVNAGAVLTIADHSRLEIDLKNHKLLVRHNGGVLIKKGGTLRQTTEDSLDPEIVNSTAYHHADHLSGANVDTDENGDVLQLLDYYPYGGIRIDEKAGTYENDYKFTGKELDDETGLYYFGARYQNPSIGRFVSIDPVFNDIGTNYDQFNARYGQELEQLLSDPQMLNSYAYARNNPIIYIDPNGNLSWKEAKAYASIVLALAKSYADYKVRQEWQAYKEWSQRNADWIEAHPKEFDAMLMLLSKSPGGSKNFSKGASIGNLKTSLKNINVESFGKTLFKGNIDLKPTLEKILSGELKARDTFRNDKQLLPPQEAGYYKEYVHPTPGSKDAGPQRIIQGKGGEYYYSPDHYKSFTPLN, from the coding sequence ATGGTTTTTAGCAGCAATAAAATGACCAAGGAAAAACTCCTAAAATTCATATTCATTGTTCCGGCTAATATTACAGACTCCTCCTCTACCAACACCGCCAAAACCCTGGACTTCTCCTACGACGATCTCCACCGCCTGACTGTGGCGTCAAGCACCAATGCCGTATCCGGCTCCAATTACCGCGAAACATACAGCTACAGCGCCATCGGCAATATAACGAATAAATCAGACATTGGCAATTACTACTACGCCGGCGATCAAGGCTCAAACTACGCCAACCCCCACGCCGCCACCAATATTAACGGCGCAACATATAGCTATGACCAAAACGGTAACCTGACCAATGACGGCACCTGGACCCACTCCTGGGACTACAATAACCGGCTAACCCAATCAAACAATGGAACGGCGACAACCACCTATCAATACGACCAGGACGGAAACAGAATCAAAAAGGCAGAAACCACCCCAACCGCCAGCTCGACCACGATTTACATTAACCAATACTATGAAGTCGAAGGCCAAGACATCCGGAAATACATTTTCGCCGGAGGCGAAAGAGTTGCTTCCCTGATAAGGCAAACCATAGATATTAACCCCGACTGTACCCCTCCGCCTTCAGGCGACTGGACGATTAGCGTGTCATGCACTTTTACCGGCAAAGCCCGGGCCCAGGGAGATGTAATCGTCAATGCCGGAGCAGTATTAACCATAGCCGATCATTCCCGGCTGGAAATCGACCTAAAGAACCACAAGCTCCTGGTAAGGCATAATGGAGGGGTGCTGATAAAAAAAGGCGGAACGCTAAGGCAAACTACGGAAGACTCATTAGACCCGGAAATAGTCAATAGCACTGCCTACCACCACGCTGACCATCTTTCCGGAGCTAACGTGGATACTGATGAAAATGGCGACGTTTTACAGCTATTGGATTATTATCCGTACGGGGGGATAAGGATTGATGAGAAGGCTGGGACATATGAAAATGATTACAAGTTTACGGGAAAAGAGCTTGATGATGAAACCGGCCTCTATTATTTTGGGGCGAGGTACCAGAACCCGAGTATTGGGAGGTTTGTGAGTATTGATCCGGTATTTAATGATATTGGAACAAATTACGACCAGTTTAATGCCAGATATGGCCAAGAATTAGAACAACTACTATCCGATCCTCAAATGCTAAATAGTTATGCTTACGCTAGAAATAATCCTATAATTTATATAGATCCTAACGGAAACCTTTCCTGGAAAGAGGCTAAAGCCTATGCATCGATAGTTTTAGCTCTTGCAAAAAGTTATGCCGATTATAAAGTTAGACAGGAATGGCAAGCGTATAAAGAATGGAGTCAAAGAAATGCCGATTGGATAGAAGCTCACCCTAAAGAATTTGATGCAATGTTGATGTTATTATCTAAATCGCCCGGCGGTTCAAAAAATTTTTCCAAAGGCGCTAGTATTGGGAATTTAAAGACAAGTCTTAAGAATATAAATGTTGAAAGTTTTGGAAAAACTCTTTTTAAAGGAAATATTGACCTTAAGCCAACATTAGAAAAGATACTAAGTGGAGAATTAAAGGCAAGAGATACATTTAGGAATGATAAACAGTTATTGCCTCCGCAGGAAGCCGGCTATTACAAAGAATATGTTCATCCAACACCAGGCTCAAAAGATGCTGGACCCCAAAGAATTATTCAAGGTAAAGGTGGAGAATATTATTATTCACCTGATCATTATAAATCATTTACTCCATTAAATTAA
- a CDS encoding RHS repeat-associated core domain-containing protein: protein MDTDENGDVVQLLDYYPFGGIRLNERSGNIDNKRKAFGHEYDDGTDLYYMRARYQNPAIGRFISQDPVYLNIGNRDEIEQKTGKSYEVFLADPQNLNSYSYARNNPLKHVDVTGEYWESAIDVISLGLSLYDFNKQHSFVNGLFVGLDAAGLALPVPAVFGYIKNGARAVKIASYFNKIANNAGDVARLGKLFVQNAGFKFTGRAWSIGEAGNDVASLVGHYVKHGVEVGAKNVSDYYNKANNFIDSKNYTHSWAEGSDMVYYNAENNFISITNGSGQISSYYKVTDQKKLDNISSIINKSN, encoded by the coding sequence GTGGATACTGATGAAAATGGGGACGTTGTACAGCTACTGGATTATTACCCGTTTGGTGGAATAAGGCTTAATGAAAGGTCTGGGAACATTGACAATAAACGCAAGGCTTTTGGGCACGAATATGACGACGGTACCGATTTATACTATATGCGGGCCAGATACCAAAATCCCGCCATAGGACGCTTTATTAGTCAAGACCCAGTTTATTTGAATATCGGCAATAGGGATGAGATAGAGCAAAAAACTGGCAAATCATACGAGGTGTTCTTGGCAGATCCACAGAATCTAAACAGCTACAGTTATGCGCGCAACAACCCCCTAAAACATGTTGATGTTACTGGTGAATATTGGGAATCTGCGATCGATGTTATTTCTTTGGGATTATCGCTGTATGATTTTAACAAGCAACACAGTTTCGTGAATGGACTTTTCGTAGGACTTGATGCTGCTGGCCTTGCGTTACCCGTTCCAGCCGTATTCGGGTACATTAAAAATGGAGCCAGAGCCGTAAAAATTGCCAGCTATTTTAATAAAATTGCAAATAATGCCGGGGACGTCGCCAGGCTAGGAAAACTATTTGTTCAGAATGCAGGTTTTAAATTTACTGGTCGGGCATGGTCAATCGGTGAGGCAGGCAATGATGTTGCTAGCTTAGTGGGGCACTATGTAAAACATGGTGTTGAAGTAGGAGCAAAAAATGTTAGTGATTATTATAATAAAGCTAATAATTTTATAGACAGTAAGAATTATACTCATTCATGGGCAGAAGGTTCAGACATGGTTTATTATAATGCCGAAAATAATTTTATTAGCATTACAAACGGAAGTGGGCAAATATCTTCTTACTACAAGGTGACAGACCAAAAGAAGTTGGATAATATAAGTTCAATAATTAATAAATCTAATTAA
- a CDS encoding barstar family protein — protein MTKKNSNFTFLPEVNYKILKDKYIKSYIALIPKDLKTKEDLMLAYEYALKPPYFGRNWDALNEILHDFSWINQSEVIIAHDGLPTELDLKDLITMIDVLAYALQIFKDGPKEDRELPDGKHSLVVIFPSRDKNKIEELLKSSKV, from the coding sequence ATGACAAAAAAAAACAGTAACTTTACTTTTTTACCAGAGGTAAACTATAAAATATTGAAGGATAAATATATTAAATCTTACATAGCGTTAATTCCCAAAGATTTAAAAACGAAAGAAGATTTAATGCTAGCTTATGAATATGCCTTAAAACCCCCATACTTTGGAAGAAATTGGGATGCTCTTAATGAAATATTACATGATTTTTCTTGGATAAATCAATCTGAGGTTATTATCGCCCATGATGGTCTGCCAACTGAATTAGATTTGAAAGATCTGATAACAATGATTGACGTCTTGGCGTATGCACTTCAAATATTTAAAGATGGCCCAAAAGAAGATAGGGAGCTCCCTGACGGGAAGCATAGTTTAGTTGTAATTTTTCCTTCTAGAGATAAAAATAAAATTGAAGAATTATTAAAATCGTCAAAAGTATAA